The Shewanella sp. MTB7 genome includes a window with the following:
- a CDS encoding LysR family transcriptional regulator: protein MNKDLNLADVRAFTVIAEQGSFTLAAEVLGCSRSHLSKQLLQLEGLLSVTLITRTTRAQRLTEQGTEFFNACQRALENIDQAVAMTVDSAQRLQGNININCVGGIIGEEIVTALVNDFISEYPDISVNLDFSSSRVDLVVDEFDLVFRMGELEDSSIVARKLMSIENMTMASPTYLERRGYPVHPKELKEHLCITGSIDRWLFENKEDAKSKVEVDIKGSFKCKNGRVMKSAAIAGNGIVRLPKLYCPNELANGELISVFEQWRVADTPFYLLYCKDRFQPARLRAFVSFTTLNFMKYVSS from the coding sequence ATGAATAAAGATCTGAATTTGGCTGATGTTCGAGCCTTCACTGTGATTGCTGAACAGGGCAGTTTTACGCTAGCGGCTGAAGTGCTTGGTTGTTCCCGTTCACACCTGTCAAAACAGTTGCTACAACTCGAAGGTCTGCTTAGTGTAACGCTGATAACCCGTACAACTCGTGCGCAAAGGTTAACCGAACAAGGAACTGAATTTTTTAATGCTTGTCAAAGAGCACTTGAAAACATAGATCAGGCGGTTGCTATGACAGTAGATAGCGCTCAACGCTTACAGGGCAACATCAATATTAATTGTGTTGGCGGAATTATAGGTGAAGAGATCGTTACCGCGTTAGTAAATGATTTTATCTCTGAATACCCTGATATTAGTGTGAATTTGGATTTTAGTAGCTCCAGAGTCGATCTTGTGGTCGATGAGTTTGATCTGGTATTTCGTATGGGGGAGTTAGAAGATTCGAGCATTGTTGCTCGTAAGTTAATGAGTATTGAGAATATGACCATGGCCTCACCAACCTATCTTGAACGTCGCGGTTATCCTGTTCATCCTAAAGAACTTAAAGAGCATTTGTGTATAACAGGTTCTATTGACCGTTGGTTATTTGAGAATAAAGAGGATGCTAAGAGTAAAGTAGAAGTCGATATTAAGGGCAGTTTTAAGTGTAAAAACGGTCGAGTGATGAAGAGTGCCGCCATAGCAGGTAATGGGATCGTTAGATTGCCTAAATTATATTGTCCTAATGAGCTAGCTAATGGTGAGTTAATTTCTGTCTTTGAACAGTGGCGAGTGGCCGATACGCCTTTTTATCTGCTTTACTGTAAAGATCGGTTTCAGCCTGCGAGATTAAGAGCATTTGTGTCATTTACCACTCTGAATTTTATGAAGTATGTCAGTAGTTAA
- the metB gene encoding cystathionine gamma-synthase, translating to MTERKLATIAVRQGIESDTQHGAVVPPIYLSTNYSFDGHKNPRDFDYSRSGNPTRSILGDAIAALEKGATGVVTCTGMAAITLVTSLLGPDDLLLVPHDCYGGSYRLFTNLAKKGQFKLMVVDQTDSQALSEAIALKPKMVWLETPSNPLLRVVDIEAISAASHDVDAIVVVDNTFLSPILQQPLLLGADIVMHSTTKYINGHSDVVGGAVVAKDPELGELLHWWSNTLGLTGSAFDSYLALRGLRTLPIRIREHQANAQRVLEVLTNSNAVDKVYYPGLNDHPGHDIAAKQQKGFGAMLSFELKGGEAELVAFLAQLSVFSIAESLGGVESLVAVPATMTHRAMEPAARAEAGIKETLIRLSVGIEDADDLVADIKAGLAAASAVSGL from the coding sequence ATGACCGAACGTAAGTTAGCCACGATTGCCGTGCGTCAGGGGATTGAATCCGATACCCAACATGGTGCCGTAGTACCGCCGATCTATCTTTCCACTAATTATTCCTTCGATGGACACAAGAATCCAAGAGATTTTGATTACAGCCGTTCGGGTAATCCAACGCGCTCTATTCTCGGAGATGCCATTGCAGCGCTTGAAAAAGGAGCCACAGGCGTGGTGACATGTACGGGAATGGCTGCAATAACCTTGGTCACGAGTTTGTTAGGTCCTGATGACCTATTACTGGTTCCCCACGATTGTTATGGTGGCAGTTATCGTCTATTCACCAACTTGGCCAAAAAGGGTCAGTTTAAGTTGATGGTGGTTGATCAAACAGATAGCCAAGCCTTAAGTGAGGCGATAGCGCTTAAACCTAAGATGGTTTGGCTTGAGACTCCATCTAATCCACTGCTAAGGGTTGTCGATATTGAAGCTATTTCAGCTGCAAGCCATGATGTTGATGCGATCGTGGTCGTCGACAACACTTTCTTGTCACCTATTTTGCAGCAGCCACTTTTATTAGGGGCTGATATCGTCATGCATTCGACGACTAAGTACATCAATGGACACAGTGATGTTGTTGGCGGTGCCGTGGTTGCGAAAGATCCTGAATTGGGTGAGTTACTGCATTGGTGGTCAAACACCTTAGGGCTGACTGGATCTGCATTTGATAGTTATCTAGCACTGCGTGGCCTTCGAACTCTACCTATTCGCATCAGAGAGCATCAAGCCAACGCTCAGCGAGTATTAGAGGTACTCACTAACAGCAACGCCGTAGACAAGGTTTACTACCCTGGGCTTAACGATCACCCCGGACATGACATCGCCGCTAAGCAGCAAAAAGGCTTCGGTGCCATGCTCAGTTTCGAGCTAAAAGGTGGTGAAGCTGAATTAGTCGCCTTTCTAGCGCAACTTTCTGTGTTTTCTATCGCAGAAAGTTTAGGTGGGGTAGAGAGTTTAGTCGCCGTTCCTGCGACAATGACCCACAGAGCGATGGAACCAGCGGCGCGAGCCGAAGCAGGGATTAAAGAGACCCTCATTCGCCTTTCTGTTGGTATTGAAGATGCTGATGATTTAGTGGCCGACATTAAAGCGGGACTCGCTGCAGCATCTGCAGTCAGCGGTTTATAA
- a CDS encoding sulfite exporter TauE/SafE family protein, whose product MFELIAPTTLLLASIIIFFGAITQSLIGFGLAVVASPLLYLVDPDLVPAPVIVMGFFISLLTLYRERGALEFNGLQYALLGRIPGGFIGAALLIFAPQPILGLAIAGIVAAAVILSLLKFNLVVNRKSLFAAGVISGVFGNIAAIGGPPLAILLSGKDASQFRAALSAFFIFSSAIALAILSIAGLLEIKHLWLSLMLLPSVVLGYLVAGRLVGRVDKSKTRSMTLILCSINALVLTVKSLMEL is encoded by the coding sequence GTGTTTGAGTTAATCGCACCGACTACCTTACTACTGGCATCCATTATTATCTTCTTTGGGGCAATCACTCAGAGCTTGATAGGCTTCGGTCTTGCCGTGGTAGCCTCGCCACTTCTCTATCTTGTTGATCCCGATCTGGTTCCGGCCCCCGTCATCGTTATGGGCTTCTTCATCTCTTTGCTTACTCTCTATCGAGAACGTGGGGCACTGGAGTTTAATGGCCTACAGTATGCGCTACTGGGTCGTATTCCCGGCGGATTTATCGGTGCGGCTCTGTTAATATTTGCTCCCCAACCGATTCTCGGCTTAGCCATAGCAGGGATCGTGGCGGCAGCGGTCATCCTAAGTTTACTTAAATTCAATTTAGTGGTGAACCGCAAGAGCTTGTTTGCAGCAGGCGTGATATCTGGTGTGTTTGGCAACATTGCAGCCATAGGTGGCCCACCACTGGCTATTTTGTTATCGGGAAAAGATGCGAGTCAATTTAGAGCTGCGCTTTCAGCCTTCTTCATCTTTAGTTCTGCCATAGCATTAGCCATCTTATCTATCGCAGGATTATTGGAGATTAAGCATCTTTGGCTTTCACTCATGCTACTTCCATCAGTGGTGCTAGGATATTTGGTCGCTGGCAGGTTAGTGGGAAGAGTTGATAAGAGTAAAACCAGAAGCATGACACTGATCTTATGCTCAATCAATGCATTAGTATTGACGGTTAAATCGTTAATGGAATTGTAA
- a CDS encoding putative bifunctional diguanylate cyclase/phosphodiesterase gives MPAKKAWDCEAATKGEGAKEIDKSLFYSDSTSIKQTLEASLRSASLLELSSTISVDSNFIRDLKSIYQKTRFSVDIDTCVLFRFVNGLWWEVMPIIEGHKFIDDCQWKKVPANQVSTIESLFEIRDEVVSHKAAEGSNLDIFHLLSQGSVHFERFKTEHGGVAFKPSDSKVFSQYDSAFLAYIAAIISFCIDKDISSHYLQDVYDSLQDIADKLNDSNRDENTISAIYLDPATGLHSKLGFLRVIQFLVDKKQKNSFVIVLSLEMSGGSINLLDEEVKRVFLKMAIVRLKAIIPDNNTLSILNSSEFAFIMIDSSQEDVIKTLSDVMDSFLNYLLVDGHPVPCELRAGYSCYPSCESEPNELLRMAYIALYQAKNTPSRKPVSYQDEIVQELRLHLELAHCLPRAIELQEFLLYFQPIVNPTKLDEDIHHYEALIRWKHPVKGMIPPDRFIDIAEKSGDIIAIGYWVIHEVCRCLSLPSVPNDVGVSINLSPVQFKDERLVQNITKIVNEYAISPERITIEITETSAMQDNELTKEKFSEFHAAGFKLSMDDFGTGYSSLSYLLNFHFDIIKIDKSFIDNTLVDVQYEIIAQTVVKLAHDLSLIVVCEGIETDEQFQMVSEWETDMIQGYLISKPKIWSEFYCN, from the coding sequence ATGCCTGCTAAAAAGGCTTGGGATTGTGAAGCTGCCACTAAAGGGGAAGGGGCTAAGGAGATTGATAAATCTCTTTTTTATAGCGATTCTACATCAATTAAACAAACTCTTGAGGCCTCGTTAAGATCTGCAAGCTTACTGGAGCTAAGCAGTACCATCAGTGTTGATTCAAATTTTATTCGAGATTTGAAAAGTATCTATCAGAAGACACGTTTCTCCGTCGATATTGATACCTGCGTGTTGTTTCGTTTCGTTAATGGTCTATGGTGGGAGGTGATGCCTATCATTGAAGGTCATAAGTTCATTGATGATTGTCAATGGAAGAAAGTGCCTGCAAACCAAGTTAGTACCATCGAGTCGCTATTTGAAATTCGTGATGAAGTTGTAAGTCATAAAGCGGCTGAGGGTTCAAATTTAGATATTTTCCACCTACTCTCTCAAGGAAGTGTTCATTTTGAACGTTTTAAAACAGAGCATGGTGGGGTCGCATTTAAGCCTTCCGACAGCAAAGTCTTCTCCCAGTATGATAGTGCTTTTTTAGCTTATATTGCAGCGATAATTTCTTTCTGTATAGATAAGGATATTTCGAGTCATTATTTACAAGATGTATATGATTCTCTGCAAGATATTGCAGATAAACTTAATGATAGTAATAGAGATGAGAATACTATCTCGGCGATATATTTGGATCCTGCGACGGGGTTACACAGTAAGTTAGGTTTTTTAAGAGTAATTCAGTTTCTTGTGGACAAAAAACAGAAAAACAGTTTTGTTATTGTTTTATCACTTGAAATGTCGGGTGGTTCGATAAACCTATTAGATGAAGAGGTGAAAAGAGTTTTTTTAAAAATGGCGATAGTACGCTTAAAAGCAATTATTCCCGATAACAACACACTCTCGATTCTAAATAGTAGTGAATTTGCCTTTATTATGATCGACTCCAGCCAAGAAGATGTGATTAAAACGCTATCTGATGTAATGGATTCATTTCTTAATTATTTGTTGGTTGATGGTCACCCTGTTCCCTGTGAGTTGAGGGCTGGTTATAGTTGTTACCCAAGTTGTGAGTCAGAGCCCAATGAACTGCTTAGAATGGCATACATTGCACTCTATCAGGCTAAGAATACACCCTCCAGAAAACCCGTTAGCTATCAAGATGAGATAGTACAGGAGTTAAGACTCCATTTAGAGTTGGCACATTGCTTACCCAGAGCTATTGAATTACAAGAGTTTTTACTCTACTTCCAACCTATCGTCAATCCCACAAAATTGGATGAAGATATTCATCATTATGAAGCTTTGATTCGATGGAAGCATCCTGTTAAAGGGATGATCCCACCGGATCGTTTTATCGATATTGCTGAAAAGAGTGGGGATATTATTGCTATCGGCTATTGGGTTATTCATGAAGTATGTCGCTGCTTGTCACTGCCTTCAGTTCCGAATGATGTTGGTGTATCGATTAACTTATCTCCGGTTCAGTTTAAAGATGAGAGACTTGTTCAAAATATCACTAAGATAGTGAATGAATACGCTATTTCACCGGAAAGAATTACCATTGAAATTACCGAAACGTCGGCAATGCAAGATAATGAATTAACAAAAGAAAAATTCTCAGAATTCCATGCGGCAGGCTTTAAACTTTCCATGGATGATTTTGGTACAGGTTACTCATCATTAAGTTACTTGCTTAACTTTCATTTTGACATCATTAAGATAGATAAGAGCTTTATCGACAATACCTTGGTCGATGTTCAATATGAGATTATTGCACAAACGGTTGTTAAGCTTGCTCATGATTTATCTCTGATTGTAGTTTGTGAAGGGATTGAAACAGATGAACAATTTCAAATGGTTAGTGAATGGGAAACCGATATGATCCAAGGGTATTTAATCAGTAAACCCAAGATTTGGAGTGAGTTTTATTGTAATTAA
- a CDS encoding putative sulfate/molybdate transporter, with protein sequence MTCKSTFLNRCDQLSGELSGAFADLGTFLPLVLGLIALNHFSPQGIFLGFGLFALFTAFYYRRPIPVQPMKVIAALVIAQGLTPGMLQASGMMMGIILLILAYSGAISWMAKQLSPAVSIGIQLAIGLQLIWMGGQMMSETWLIGITAFVALFASKFMPLRYLAMPLVLILGIIWQVNSGVAPSFDLTGHSSWQPSWPSLDEWTSAAGLLVLPQLALTLTNAVIAISAIASEKFPCDKEKFTPKRLATSSGLANLLLAPFGATAMCHGAGGLAVQYHFGARTWIAPTIFGSACLLIAVTWGDGIATMLSLIPLAILGSMLAIAGTQLAWSKRLIDGRPFCIFVILSTAAICLLVNTAAGLAVGIILETGRRQWKLVSDLIH encoded by the coding sequence ATGACATGCAAAAGCACATTTCTTAACAGATGTGATCAACTCTCAGGTGAACTCAGTGGAGCCTTCGCCGATCTTGGTACGTTTTTACCTTTAGTATTGGGCCTTATTGCCCTCAATCACTTTTCCCCCCAAGGGATATTTTTAGGTTTCGGCCTATTTGCGCTATTTACCGCTTTCTATTATCGACGTCCGATCCCGGTACAACCGATGAAAGTGATAGCAGCACTGGTCATTGCACAGGGGTTAACTCCCGGCATGTTACAGGCCAGCGGCATGATGATGGGCATTATCTTGCTTATCCTCGCCTATAGTGGTGCCATCAGCTGGATGGCAAAACAACTCTCTCCTGCGGTCAGTATCGGTATCCAACTCGCCATTGGACTCCAGCTTATCTGGATGGGTGGACAGATGATGAGCGAAACGTGGCTAATCGGTATCACCGCTTTCGTGGCCCTCTTTGCCAGTAAATTTATGCCTCTGAGGTATTTGGCTATGCCTTTAGTGCTTATTCTTGGCATTATCTGGCAGGTAAATAGCGGCGTCGCACCTAGTTTTGACCTTACTGGCCACTCAAGCTGGCAACCTAGTTGGCCAAGTCTTGATGAGTGGACCTCTGCGGCAGGCCTGTTAGTGCTACCTCAACTGGCACTCACCTTAACTAACGCTGTGATCGCGATTTCAGCGATAGCCTCTGAAAAGTTTCCCTGTGACAAGGAGAAATTTACCCCTAAACGCCTGGCCACCAGCTCAGGCTTAGCCAACTTGTTGTTAGCTCCTTTTGGCGCAACCGCTATGTGTCACGGCGCAGGAGGTCTCGCAGTGCAATATCATTTCGGCGCCAGAACTTGGATAGCCCCAACGATCTTCGGGAGTGCTTGCTTACTCATTGCAGTCACTTGGGGAGACGGGATCGCGACGATGTTATCGCTGATCCCATTGGCAATACTCGGCAGTATGTTAGCCATTGCAGGCACTCAGCTGGCTTGGTCGAAACGCTTAATCGATGGTAGACCTTTCTGTATCTTCGTCATTCTCTCGACAGCTGCTATCTGTCTACTGGTGAACACAGCAGCCGGATTGGCCGTTGGCATCATATTAGAGACAGGTCGTAGACAATGGAAACTGGTCTCCGATTTGATACATTAA
- the metJ gene encoding met regulon transcriptional regulator MetJ, whose amino-acid sequence MTEWNGDYISPYAEHGKKNEQVKKITVSIPLKVLKVLTDERTRRQVNNLRHATNSELLCEAFLHAYTGQPLPNDEDLSKDKPDSIPVEVKRLMDEMGIEWEDVE is encoded by the coding sequence ATGACTGAGTGGAATGGCGATTACATCAGCCCCTATGCTGAACACGGCAAGAAGAATGAACAGGTAAAGAAAATTACTGTTTCTATTCCCTTAAAAGTGCTTAAGGTACTGACTGACGAGCGTACACGCCGTCAGGTCAATAACCTACGTCACGCCACCAACAGTGAACTGCTTTGTGAAGCATTTTTGCATGCCTATACTGGCCAGCCACTGCCAAATGATGAAGATCTTTCGAAAGATAAACCTGACAGCATTCCTGTAGAAGTAAAACGCTTGATGGATGAGATGGGCATTGAGTGGGAAGACGTCGAGTAA
- a CDS encoding SDR family oxidoreductase, whose amino-acid sequence MKQLIVITGASSGIGAAMAKAFSAKGHPLLLLARRVEPMQSLALENCLCMSVDVTNGEAIKDAIATAVEKFGPVGGLINNAGVMLLGQADVQDPAEWASMLNINVMGVLNGIHAVLADMKARKTGTIINVSSIAGRKTFPNHAAYCATKFAVHALTENIREEVAMDDVRLITIAPGAVETELLSHTTSDEIKAGYADWKEEMGGVISPETIAEAALFAFEQPQSVCVREIVLAATRQQP is encoded by the coding sequence ATGAAACAACTTATCGTAATTACAGGTGCATCTTCAGGAATTGGTGCGGCAATGGCAAAAGCATTTAGCGCTAAGGGTCATCCATTACTGTTACTGGCTCGTCGTGTAGAGCCAATGCAATCATTAGCATTAGAAAATTGCCTATGCATGAGTGTTGATGTGACAAATGGCGAAGCGATTAAAGATGCAATAGCTACCGCCGTTGAAAAATTTGGACCTGTAGGCGGACTGATCAATAACGCTGGTGTTATGCTACTTGGCCAAGCTGATGTACAAGATCCAGCTGAATGGGCTAGCATGCTTAATATCAATGTAATGGGGGTTCTTAACGGTATCCATGCAGTACTTGCCGACATGAAAGCGCGTAAAACAGGCACCATCATCAATGTCAGCTCAATAGCAGGTCGTAAGACCTTCCCCAACCACGCTGCTTACTGTGCCACTAAATTTGCCGTGCACGCATTGACGGAGAACATCCGTGAAGAAGTTGCTATGGATGATGTACGTTTAATCACTATCGCTCCTGGCGCCGTTGAAACTGAACTGCTCAGCCACACAACCAGCGATGAAATAAAAGCGGGCTATGCCGACTGGAAAGAGGAGATGGGAGGTGTCATCTCACCAGAGACAATAGCTGAAGCCGCACTATTTGCTTTTGAGCAACCACAAAGTGTGTGCGTACGTGAAATCGTACTGGCTGCTACTCGTCAACAGCCTTAA
- the traF gene encoding conjugal transfer protein TraF yields the protein MKLLKVALCCVVLLPSCVSAGQVYYEARSDAMGGAGVASSNREGAAFINPALLALHGPKFNDFALLLPVLGADGADKDQMVDKFDALEDSYDSLEAAINAVDVVAIDRFRLELINDLESLKGDTAYVSAGLGFSLVIPSKNMPMAIFYKSYIDAVGVTAIEQSDIDNLTVLDPNNPPEISDLDSQGAVVAGAVSDFGVAISFPLSIVNMPISVGVSPKFQRIDTYNYVVSANNFDSSDFNDAKYRNDETTFNLDIGVAMEPVEGLIVGFSGRNLISKDVETVEAQGRKFTYQVEPLFTAGVAYDWGSLTLTTDIDLNAHERFDDIEGTQYWRLGGEVRATQWLALRLGYRHDMKDNTSNIYSLGTGFAFGQAFYLDVTGMVGSDDAIGGVLQTSYHF from the coding sequence ATGAAATTGCTAAAAGTAGCGCTATGCTGTGTTGTATTATTACCTTCCTGTGTATCTGCTGGACAAGTGTATTATGAAGCTCGTAGTGATGCGATGGGCGGTGCAGGTGTGGCATCTTCTAATCGAGAAGGAGCCGCTTTTATTAATCCCGCTCTTCTTGCATTGCATGGGCCTAAATTCAATGATTTTGCTCTCTTGCTGCCGGTATTAGGCGCCGATGGAGCAGATAAAGATCAGATGGTCGATAAGTTTGATGCGCTGGAGGATTCCTATGACAGTTTAGAGGCCGCAATTAATGCTGTTGATGTCGTGGCAATCGATCGCTTTCGTCTTGAGCTAATTAACGATCTAGAGTCCTTAAAAGGCGACACCGCATATGTAAGTGCTGGTCTTGGCTTTTCACTTGTGATCCCAAGTAAAAACATGCCAATGGCTATCTTTTATAAGAGCTATATCGATGCTGTTGGTGTCACCGCAATCGAGCAATCTGATATTGATAATTTAACCGTACTTGACCCTAATAATCCCCCAGAGATCTCAGACCTTGACTCTCAAGGTGCTGTAGTCGCTGGTGCTGTTTCTGATTTTGGTGTGGCAATAAGCTTCCCCTTATCTATCGTTAATATGCCCATTTCGGTTGGGGTTTCGCCCAAGTTTCAACGTATAGATACTTATAACTATGTGGTGAGTGCGAATAACTTCGACTCCAGTGATTTTAACGATGCTAAATACCGTAATGATGAGACGACATTCAATTTGGATATCGGTGTGGCCATGGAGCCTGTAGAGGGACTTATTGTTGGATTTTCGGGTCGTAATTTAATCAGTAAAGATGTGGAAACCGTTGAAGCACAAGGTCGCAAGTTTACCTACCAGGTTGAACCTTTGTTTACCGCCGGTGTTGCCTATGATTGGGGGAGTCTTACATTGACGACGGATATTGACCTTAACGCTCATGAACGTTTCGATGATATAGAAGGTACTCAGTACTGGCGCTTAGGGGGAGAAGTGAGAGCTACACAGTGGCTGGCGCTACGTCTAGGTTATCGACATGACATGAAGGATAATACGTCGAATATCTACTCCTTAGGTACTGGATTCGCTTTTGGTCAGGCTTTTTATCTGGATGTAACCGGCATGGTCGGCAGTGACGATGCCATAGGTGGTGTGCTACAAACTTCATATCATTTTTAA